In one Perca fluviatilis chromosome 7, GENO_Pfluv_1.0, whole genome shotgun sequence genomic region, the following are encoded:
- the LOC120562364 gene encoding calpain-2 catalytic subunit-like, whose protein sequence is MTSTADRLARQQGREQGIGTNKKAVKFSQQDYETLRQQCLKSGRLFEDNCFPAEPASLGHKELGPGSEETKGVDWKRPMELCPNPKFIVDGATMTDICQGKLGDCWLLAAIASLTLDQDILPRVVPQEQSFTEGYAGIFHFQIWQFGEWVDVVIDDRLPTRKGKLIFVKSSERSEFWSALLEKAYAKLYGSYEALSGGNTIEGFEDFTGGIAEEYYLDKAPPNLFQIMQKALSLGSLLGCSIKTTSTDEKETRTALNLFKGHAYSVIRAVEVDIQGKPVQLVRIRNPWGNKEWTGPWSDGSGEWNDLSEDEKSKLNPADDDDDDDGEFWMSYSDFIKQFSKLQICNLTPDTILSDKVGHWNHYQYEGTWRKGSTAGGCRNFSATFSSNPQFVVCLEDVDDDPLDGKDGCTILVGLMQKERRQHKRLGRDPECIGFYIYKVPDQYKGQSNVHLGPDVLLEQSFVAKSSFPNTREVCNRFKLPPGEYVIVPSTYDPNKDGSFLLRVFSEKPAAASPLEDDFDIQIEEQELSESDVDPHFKEHFKQTDGNDMEVSAFELVEILNKVVSQRSDIKTESFSLETGRLIVSLLDKDESGKLGLMEFNLLWSKIQKYLAIFKKHDTDSSGTMNSHEMRGAATEAGFQVNSGVLQAIVSRYSDAQYAIDFDCFVGCLIKLEMLFKMFKTLERAGTGKIELDMQQWLCLAIF, encoded by the exons ATGACATCCACGGCAGATCGACTGGCCCGTCAGCAGGGCAGGGAACAAGGCATTGGCACAAACAAGAAAGCAGTGAAGTTCTCCCAGCAGGACTATGAGACTCTGCGCCAGCAGTGTTTGAAGAGTGGACGCCTGTTTGAGGACAACTGCTTTCCAGCTGAGCCCGCATCACTGGGCCACAAGGAGCTGGGACCAGGCTCAGAAGAAACCAAGGGGGTTGATTGGAAAAGGCCAATG GAGCTGTGCCCAAACCCAAAGTTCATTGTTGATGGAGCCACAATGACGGACATTTGCCAAGGAAAGCTGG GTGACTGCTGGCTTCTGGCTGCAATAGCCAGTCTGACTCTAGACCAGGACATCCTGCCTCGCGTGGTGCCCCAGGAACAGAGTTTTACTGAAGGTTACGCTGGAATATTTCACTTCCAG ATCTGGCAGTTTGGTGAGTGGGTGGATGTGGTGATCGATGACCGTTTACCCACAAGAAAAGGAAAGCTGATATTCGTTAAGTCATCGGAGCGCTCAGAGTTTTGGAGCGCGCTGCTGGAGAAGGCctacgccaa GTTGTATGGCAGCTATGAGGCCCTGTCAGGAGGAAACACTATTGAGGGTTTTGAGGATTTCACAGGAGGGATTGCAGAAGAATACTACTTAGACAAAGCTCCACCGAATCTCTTTCAAATCATGCAGAAGGCCCTGAGCCTGGGTTCATTGCTTGGTTGCTCTATTAAA ACCACCAGTACTGATGAGAAAGAGACACGTACAGCTCTCAATCTTTTCAAGGGACATGCATACTCAGTCATTAGGGCAGTAGAG GTTGATATCCAAGGTAAGCCGGTTCAGCTGGTCCGCATCAGGAACCCATGGGGTAACAAGGAGTGGACTGGGCCTTGGAGTGATGG GTCCGGTGAATGGAACGATCTCAGTGAAGATGAGAAATCAAAGTTGAAccctgctgatgatgatgatgatgatgatggagaaTTCTG GATGTCCTATTCAGACTTTATCAAGCAGTTCTCCAAGCTGCAGATCTGTAACTTGACCCCAGACACGATCCTGAGTGATAAAGTGGGCCACTGGAACCACTACCAGTATGAAGGGACGTGGAGGAAGGGCTCTACTGCAGGCGGCTGCCGAAATTTCTCAG CCACATTCTCGTCCAACCCTCAGTTTGTGGTGTGCCTGGAGGATGTGGATGATGATCCCCTGGATGGGAAGGATGGATGCACCATTCTGGTTGGGCTCATGCAAAAGGAAAGGCGACAGCATAAGAGGCTCGGCCGCGACCCTGAGTGCATTGGCTTTTACATTTATAAG GTCCCAGATCAG TACAAAGGCCAAAGCAATGTTCACCTGGGTCCAGATGTCCTGCTGGAACAGAGCTTTGTGGCCAAGAGCTCCTTCCCCAACACACGGGAAGTGTGCAACCGTTTTAAACTTCCTCCAGGAGAATATGTCATTGTTCCCTCGACCTATGATCCTAACAAGGATGGCAGCTTCCTTCTCAGGGTGTTCTCTGAGAAACCGGCTGCAGCCAG TCCACTGGAGGATGACTTTGACATTCAAATAGAGGAG CAGGAGCTATCTGAGAGTGATGTGGATCCTCATTTCAAGGAGCACTTCAAGCAGACTGATGGCAAT GACATGGAGGTATCGGCCTTTGAACTGGTTGAGATTTTAAACAAAGTTGTCTCTCAGC GGTCTGATATCAAGACAGAATCCTTCAGCCTGGAGACAGGTCGCCTTATTGTCAGTCTGCTAGAT AAAGATGAAAGTGGCAAATTGGGGCTGATGGAATTCAACTTGCTTTGGAGCAAAATCCAGAAATACCTG GCGATCTTCAAGAAACATGACACAGACAGCTCTGGCACCATGAACTCCCACGAGATGAGAGGCGCTGCCACTGAAGCAG GTTTCCAGGTCAACAGTGGTGTGCTGCAGGCCATTGTCAGCCGTTACTCCGATGCTCAGTATGCCATAGACTTTGACTGTTTTGTGGGTTGTCTCATTAAACTGGAAATGCTCTTCA AAATGTTTAAGACTCTGGAGAGAGCTGGCACAGGGAAGATTGAGCTGGATATGCAACAG TGGCTGTGCCTGGCCATCTTCTGA